Below is a genomic region from Rouxiella chamberiensis.
AGCGCGAAGATCTGATCACGTTCGGATCGCGCCAGCTTGGCGGCGCCGCTCGGGTCAATCAGATCGTTTTTCCAGTTGGAGATCGTCGAGATCAACTGCTGCAACAGCGTCTTGTCGTTTTCCAGCCACTTTTCACTCAACTCTTTGAGCAGCGCCAGCTGGTCCTGATCGTCAAAGAGCGAAAAGTTGGACTTCATGCCGAGCGCCGCGTATTCGCGCTTGATGATTTCAAGACCCAGCGTGTGGAAAGTCGAAATCAGTAATCCCCGCGACTCTTTACGGCCCAGCGTTTGCGACACGCGCTCTTTCATCTCGCGCGCGGCCTTGTTGGTAAAGGTCACGGCGGCAATATGCCGCGGCTGATAGCCGCATTCGCGGATCAGGTGAGCGATTTTATTGGTGATGACCCGCGTTTTCCCCGAGCCGGCACCGGCCAGAACCAGGCAGGGTCCGGTAACGAATTCGACGGCATGTTGTTGGCTGGGATTTAATCGCATTGGGTTATTTCTGCTCACTTGAAAGACGCGGAGGGGGATTGTAGCAGAAACTTTCGCTGGAAATGACAGTCAAAACTTTCAAGTTCAACGCCGGGCGTTATCGCGCAATCCACTTCTGCCGTTGCAGATGTTACATTACGCGCCTGAGCAGTTTTTAATTAATCCTCTATAAAGGTTCTACTATTATGGCGAATACCGCATCTGCATTACACATCCTGGTAGCTGACGAAAGCAAAGCCAACGACCTGCTGGCGCAGCTGGAAAAAGGCGCGGATTTTCAGGAACTGGCGCGCAAGCACTCTACCTGTCCGTCCAAGCGTGACGGCGGATCGCTCGGCGAATTCCGCAAAGGCGACATGGTGCCAGCGTTCGATAAAGTGGTGTTCAGCGGCGAAC
It encodes:
- the ppiC gene encoding peptidylprolyl isomerase PpiC: MANTASALHILVADESKANDLLAQLEKGADFQELARKHSTCPSKRDGGSLGEFRKGDMVPAFDKVVFSGELLKPLGPVKTQFGYHLIKVLYRN